In Eucalyptus grandis isolate ANBG69807.140 chromosome 4, ASM1654582v1, whole genome shotgun sequence, the following proteins share a genomic window:
- the LOC104441086 gene encoding abscisic stress-ripening protein 1, with protein sequence MAEGHRHHLFHHKKEDEQPVEAAVYSETAYSSETTYGSGPDSAYAETTEVTTVMEPEVDYKKEEKHHKHLEELGGLGAAAAGAYALYEKHEAKKDPEHAHRHKIEEEVAAAAAVGAAGFAFHEHHEKKETKEEDEEAHGKKHHHLF encoded by the exons ATGGCCGAAGGACACCGCCACCACCTCTTCCACCACAAGAAGGAGGATGAGCAACCCGTTGAGGCTGCAGTCTACTCCGAGACCGCCTACAGCAGTGAGACCACCTACGGCAGTGGCCCTGATAGCGCTTATGCTGAGACCACCGAAGTGACCACCGTCATGGAGCCTGAGGTCGATTacaagaaggaggagaagcacCACAAGCACCTCGAAGAACTCGGCGGGCTCGGTGCAGCCGCTGCTGGCGCTTATGCTTTG TATGAGAAGCATGAGGCCAAGAAGGACCCAGAGCACGCCCACAGGCACAAGATAGAGGAGGAAGTGGCCGCCGCTGCTGCTGTCGGGGCTGCCGGGTTCGCCTTCCATGAGCACCACGAGAAGAAGgagaccaaggaagaagatgaagaggctCATGGCAAGAAGCACCACCATCTCTTCTAA